The candidate division KSB1 bacterium genome includes a window with the following:
- a CDS encoding T9SS type A sorting domain-containing protein has translation MKKFIAVLLVLLFASMAQSQTPITKIWENSVAAGTLPSWFSPSGNTERGFAYGVVGGKERIYVVSRNAGLFVRIIDAASGGPAEIDTLKIDKTVVTGGTFALNDIEVSEDGVIFACNLTVNSATTALKVYRWDSDTSNAIVVFNSTTASSYRYGDKMTVVGSTLDNSVTIFFAASQASGGPEPKHVLKLTTADNGMSFTATEIPIAEKSGASPAVGPVGLGLTSLYVNSNGNYAKQFDVATGNKIGEIPGTILGTGSNAIRYIEAGGHKLVVSYQYGSTKENARVVDVTSGDANAASIVETAQLGANTNANGTGDVAIKNLGDGKFVVYVLSTNNGFGAYEVNANYLSGVYYVGAAGTAPGGGDPHYLSLKSACDDLNQKMILGNCTFYITSDLTEASNVALGVNPDPYTITFKPYLGVTPTITFTQSTDAPSAGISGAWVIGTKDLNTTAQLVTTNNIIIDGSNTENGTTRDLTITTASTAHGNATTLRLIGDVNRSTVKNVKVWAQQSVTYALLLTYRYDATQAKFFTADTVTVENCEIINTVKSSAQALAISTYGTPPAGTPLVSMKGIVFKNNTITAKTRGIFLNYAGSTDIIGNDINVIQTNTGFMSFGIFGFNITDTTDVTNIYNNKITLLSTANSNSGDYGIIGIQCGGRGTYNVFNNFITGFDATSTTPNPNFNLIGIRLATDKVISNVYHNTIHMNNVAIDPGTGVVVYAGIQVSNGINTVKNNIIYNGEDDFKTHAIYRSGTAGSLNADYNNYYLAGSVNAKTGFWDTADAATLADWKTASGGDAHSVAKPVEFVSATDLHLTGASIGDINLAGTPLPEVPFDIDGQARSQNRPYMGADEGDVELQPVTVITIAEARIDADGDFYPDRKGDTVIVRGIVASPNYGSRCQYYFQDETAGIVLYSGSVSISLNFGDEIEAKGVVDFYRGVTEIIPAKASDVKVLSTGNVVIPKKIRIADLGEEYEAQLVQVDSVRFIDLSKWPAAGSNGSVYLTDGKDTTYIFIDKETDLDGWTPPSGLLTIIAQADQFTSSASVYNDGYSLRGTLREHFIELITPPPPPEKLFPMWAKTQAAGNFPAYMSTSNYTRGMAYGKVNGADRVYVVTRFGVHRTVIYDALTGDSLGVIPKPPQAEGVGLFHLNAVDVSEDGLILVSNMTLTADATNPFRVYSWKSETDVATTAISYDGAVGRMGDMISAYGKASDNSLVIYAGVANSDKFVKFTTSDNGQTFTPTVVTLPSGKLGTVPNIAQTKDGHLYIKSYGNPLFRFDPATNAMDTVSTSIVGTSATKIKYFATAEGEFLVIYYPDVPGAGDAEKIHVLDITQGPKRAFVKYFSSSIGKFANGNGTGSVDVMKVSDDTQLFFILGTNNGVAAFSNNSQFVVSELDTLFYGNTPVLHRNPYGSGFIVGTNSYGDIGKYQWFDLKARDVLHGFKFYFAYKNIVNDPDTISLVVKTVQPNGAPGETLAEVKTTTDVLDTTKMGNVFFLENPLTLTGLIFIGFEWSTTADDEFALFADANGEGDKANRVWEKFNDGQYNDFTNPTYSWGLDTDLWIEAYYKKAAPTAADPQAGVGLPKDYVLKQNYPNPFNPSTTIELAIPENADVEIAIYNILGQKVADVFKGKLNAGYHKFDFTANNLSSGVYLYKVKANHFESVKKMTILK, from the coding sequence GAAATTTATAGCGGTTCTGTTGGTTCTTTTATTTGCCAGCATGGCGCAAAGCCAAACTCCCATAACGAAAATATGGGAAAACAGCGTGGCTGCAGGGACTTTGCCATCCTGGTTTTCTCCATCTGGCAACACCGAGCGAGGATTTGCCTATGGAGTCGTCGGAGGCAAAGAGCGAATCTACGTTGTAAGTAGGAATGCTGGATTATTTGTGAGAATCATTGATGCGGCAAGTGGTGGTCCTGCCGAAATCGATACATTAAAGATCGACAAAACTGTTGTTACCGGCGGAACCTTTGCGCTCAATGATATCGAGGTTTCTGAAGATGGGGTCATCTTTGCCTGTAATCTGACGGTTAACTCTGCTACGACTGCATTGAAGGTTTATCGTTGGGATAGCGATACCAGCAATGCGATCGTCGTCTTCAATAGTACGACTGCCAGCTCCTACCGTTACGGCGACAAAATGACCGTTGTAGGCTCTACCTTGGACAATAGTGTCACGATATTTTTCGCAGCTTCGCAGGCCAGTGGTGGTCCTGAGCCCAAACATGTGCTGAAGCTGACGACCGCAGATAATGGCATGAGTTTTACCGCGACCGAGATCCCGATCGCGGAAAAAAGCGGCGCTTCTCCTGCTGTTGGGCCTGTTGGACTTGGGCTGACCAGCTTATATGTTAACAGCAACGGCAATTATGCCAAGCAGTTCGATGTTGCGACGGGTAATAAAATTGGTGAAATTCCTGGCACGATTTTAGGGACTGGCAGCAACGCCATTCGTTACATTGAGGCAGGAGGCCATAAGCTGGTCGTGTCCTACCAATATGGTTCGACCAAAGAGAACGCCCGAGTGGTGGATGTCACAAGTGGCGATGCGAATGCTGCCAGCATCGTTGAAACAGCGCAGCTTGGTGCCAATACCAATGCCAATGGCACCGGTGATGTTGCCATCAAGAATTTGGGTGACGGCAAATTTGTGGTCTACGTGCTGAGCACCAATAATGGCTTTGGCGCCTATGAAGTCAATGCTAATTATTTAAGCGGCGTTTACTATGTCGGCGCGGCTGGAACGGCACCAGGAGGGGGGGATCCGCATTATCTTTCTTTGAAATCAGCTTGCGATGACCTCAATCAGAAAATGATTCTGGGAAACTGCACTTTTTACATTACCAGTGATCTAACCGAAGCATCTAATGTGGCTTTGGGTGTAAATCCAGATCCCTATACCATAACCTTTAAGCCATATCTTGGGGTAACGCCAACTATCACGTTCACTCAATCAACAGACGCTCCGTCCGCCGGTATTTCAGGCGCTTGGGTAATTGGAACAAAAGACCTTAACACTACTGCCCAATTGGTGACCACAAATAATATTATCATCGATGGCAGCAATACCGAGAATGGCACAACTCGAGATCTTACAATCACCACAGCCTCAACCGCTCATGGCAACGCAACAACGCTCCGCCTAATCGGTGATGTCAATCGATCCACAGTGAAAAATGTCAAAGTCTGGGCGCAGCAGAGCGTAACCTATGCTCTTTTGCTGACCTACCGCTATGATGCCACCCAGGCGAAGTTCTTCACCGCAGATACCGTCACTGTGGAAAATTGTGAGATTATCAACACGGTGAAAAGCAGTGCGCAGGCTTTGGCCATTTCTACCTATGGGACGCCGCCGGCTGGCACTCCCTTGGTATCCATGAAAGGGATTGTGTTCAAGAATAACACAATCACTGCCAAAACGCGTGGCATATTCTTAAATTACGCTGGTAGCACCGATATCATCGGCAACGATATCAATGTTATCCAGACCAACACTGGTTTTATGAGTTTTGGTATCTTCGGTTTCAATATAACTGATACCACCGATGTGACAAACATTTATAATAACAAAATTACCCTGCTCTCAACGGCGAATAGCAACTCTGGAGATTATGGCATTATCGGGATTCAATGTGGAGGACGGGGAACTTACAATGTCTTTAATAATTTTATCACTGGATTCGATGCAACCTCAACGACGCCAAATCCAAACTTTAATTTGATTGGTATTCGATTAGCCACTGATAAAGTAATTTCAAACGTATATCACAATACCATCCACATGAATAATGTGGCAATCGATCCAGGAACTGGTGTTGTAGTCTATGCTGGGATCCAAGTTTCCAACGGGATCAACACGGTTAAAAATAACATCATCTATAATGGCGAAGATGATTTCAAGACCCATGCAATCTATCGAAGCGGTACCGCTGGCAGTTTGAATGCTGATTACAATAATTACTACCTTGCTGGTAGTGTTAATGCCAAGACCGGTTTTTGGGACACAGCCGACGCCGCAACACTGGCCGATTGGAAGACCGCTTCTGGCGGGGATGCCCATTCAGTGGCAAAACCTGTGGAATTCGTCTCTGCTACTGACCTCCATCTTACTGGCGCTTCGATTGGCGATATTAACCTTGCTGGAACCCCACTGCCCGAAGTCCCATTCGATATCGATGGACAAGCGCGTTCCCAGAATCGACCCTACATGGGAGCAGATGAAGGTGATGTAGAATTGCAACCCGTGACAGTGATCACCATCGCCGAAGCGCGAATCGATGCGGATGGCGATTTTTACCCCGATCGCAAGGGAGATACCGTTATCGTTCGAGGCATTGTCGCTTCGCCGAATTATGGTTCGCGCTGCCAATATTATTTCCAAGATGAGACCGCTGGAATCGTTCTCTATTCAGGATCGGTCTCCATCAGCTTGAATTTTGGCGATGAAATTGAAGCGAAAGGCGTGGTTGACTTCTATCGAGGCGTCACCGAAATCATTCCAGCGAAAGCCAGTGATGTAAAGGTGCTTAGCACTGGTAACGTGGTGATACCCAAAAAGATCAGGATAGCTGATCTTGGCGAAGAGTACGAGGCGCAATTAGTCCAAGTCGATAGCGTGAGATTTATCGACCTGAGCAAGTGGCCGGCTGCTGGCAGCAATGGCAGCGTGTATTTGACCGATGGTAAAGACACCACCTACATTTTCATCGACAAGGAAACGGATTTGGATGGATGGACGCCGCCAAGCGGATTGCTGACGATTATTGCCCAGGCAGACCAATTCACCTCGTCGGCCAGCGTGTATAATGATGGTTATTCATTGCGCGGCACCTTGCGCGAACATTTTATCGAGCTGATCACGCCGCCACCGCCACCAGAAAAGCTGTTCCCGATGTGGGCGAAAACCCAGGCCGCTGGCAACTTCCCAGCCTATATGTCCACCAGCAACTACACCCGTGGCATGGCCTATGGGAAGGTCAATGGCGCTGACCGCGTTTATGTGGTCACTCGATTTGGAGTGCATCGCACCGTCATTTATGATGCGCTTACAGGGGATAGCCTGGGCGTGATTCCCAAGCCTCCTCAGGCAGAGGGCGTTGGACTGTTCCATCTCAATGCGGTTGATGTCTCGGAAGATGGCCTTATTCTGGTTTCCAATATGACGCTGACCGCAGATGCCACCAATCCATTCCGCGTTTACAGTTGGAAGAGCGAGACGGATGTTGCGACAACCGCTATTTCCTACGATGGTGCGGTTGGCAGAATGGGCGATATGATCAGCGCCTACGGCAAAGCCAGCGATAACTCTTTGGTGATTTATGCTGGGGTCGCCAATAGCGACAAGTTCGTGAAATTCACCACTTCGGATAATGGTCAAACTTTCACCCCAACAGTGGTGACGTTGCCATCTGGCAAATTGGGCACAGTTCCGAATATCGCTCAAACCAAAGATGGCCATCTGTATATCAAATCCTATGGCAATCCGCTGTTCCGATTTGACCCAGCTACCAATGCGATGGACACAGTTTCTACCAGCATCGTCGGGACCAGCGCGACCAAAATTAAATATTTTGCGACTGCCGAAGGTGAATTTTTAGTGATTTACTATCCTGACGTCCCCGGGGCCGGTGATGCGGAAAAAATTCATGTCTTAGATATCACTCAAGGCCCGAAAAGAGCCTTCGTGAAATACTTCTCATCATCCATCGGCAAATTCGCCAACGGCAATGGCACTGGAAGCGTCGATGTCATGAAGGTATCCGACGATACTCAATTGTTCTTCATCTTAGGAACCAACAATGGCGTCGCCGCATTCTCCAACAATAGCCAGTTTGTGGTCTCAGAACTTGATACCCTGTTCTATGGCAATACCCCTGTGCTGCACAGAAATCCTTATGGTTCAGGCTTTATCGTGGGTACCAATAGCTATGGCGATATTGGTAAATATCAATGGTTCGATTTGAAAGCCCGCGATGTATTGCACGGCTTCAAATTTTACTTTGCTTATAAGAATATCGTCAATGATCCCGATACAATTAGCCTGGTAGTGAAAACTGTTCAGCCAAATGGGGCGCCGGGCGAGACCCTTGCCGAAGTGAAGACCACTACCGATGTTCTCGATACCACTAAAATGGGCAATGTATTCTTCCTGGAAAATCCGCTTACCTTGACCGGGCTCATTTTCATCGGATTTGAATGGTCGACCACTGCGGATGACGAGTTCGCGCTGTTCGCTGACGCCAATGGCGAGGGTGACAAAGCCAATCGCGTCTGGGAGAAGTTCAATGATGGACAATACAACGATTTCACGAATCCAACATATTCCTGGGGTCTGGATACGGATTTGTGGATCGAGGCTTATTACAAGAAGGCTGCTCCAACGGCTGCAGATCCGCAGGCGGGTGTTGGCTTGCCAAAGGATTACGTCCTCAAGCAGAATTATCCCAACCCATTTAACCCATCAACGACCATTGAACTGGCCATCCCTGAGAATGCTGATGTGGAAATCGCTATCTACAACATTCTGGGACAGAAGGTCGCCGACGTATTCAAAGGCAAACTCAATGCTGGCTATCATAAATTTGACTTTACGGCGAACAATTTGTCAAGCGGAGTTTACCTCTACAAAGTGAAGGCCAATCACTTCGAGTCGGTTAAGAAGATGACCATTCTGAAATAA
- a CDS encoding STAS domain-containing protein has product MDLKTIRVDFAPDRAIVTVLEKRIYLGITDLFREDMVSVLQKNFHELVINLEHVAVMNSAGLGVLIMAQDAMKNRKGRIKLTNLQPLMQDIFTRMRLDTLFEIYNTIGEALAT; this is encoded by the coding sequence ATGGATCTAAAAACAATCCGTGTTGATTTTGCGCCAGATCGTGCAATAGTAACAGTTTTAGAGAAACGAATATATCTCGGTATTACTGATTTATTCCGCGAAGATATGGTTTCAGTGCTGCAAAAGAATTTTCATGAGTTGGTAATTAACTTGGAGCATGTTGCAGTGATGAACAGTGCTGGACTCGGCGTGCTGATTATGGCCCAGGACGCAATGAAAAATCGGAAAGGAAGGATAAAATTGACAAACCTCCAACCGCTCATGCAGGATATTTTCACCCGCATGCGATTGGATACTTTATTTGAAATTTATAACACGATAGGGGAGGCGCTAGCTACCTGA
- a CDS encoding YifB family Mg chelatase-like AAA ATPase, which produces MLAKIYSAAVLGIDAYIVEVEAHLESQLPSFATVGLPDSAVRESRERVNAAIKNSNLPFPQKRITINLAPADIKKEGSAYDLPIAIGILAASGVVSQEHLEDYVILGELSLDGSLRPIRGALPIAIEISKNQKKGIVLPVENASEAAMVQDISVYPVSSLAETVAFFNGEISIAPKQVSLAEVFSKSRHYNIDFQDVKGQEHVKRALEVAAAGGHNIIMIGPPGSGKTMLAKRLPTILPDLTLAEALETTKIHSVAGLLPSHTPLIATRPFRSPHHTISDAGLIGGGQVPRPGEVSLAHHGVLFLDELPEFKKNVLEVMRQPLEDGVVTISRAALSITYPAQFMLAAAMNPCPCGYATDPTHECSCTPQQIQKYLSRISGPLLDRIDIHIEVPTVKYSELSSDRVGESSSTIRARVERARQVQLQRFKDKKHIFCNARMESKDIRQYCKIDQQGEELLKMAITKLGLSARAYDRILKVARTIADLENSEQIKPQHISEAIQYRSLDRLAFY; this is translated from the coding sequence ATGTTAGCAAAGATCTATAGCGCCGCTGTTCTTGGAATAGATGCCTATATCGTCGAAGTGGAGGCGCATCTTGAGAGTCAGTTGCCATCATTTGCTACCGTAGGTTTGCCCGACAGCGCAGTGCGAGAATCGCGAGAACGCGTCAATGCTGCGATAAAGAACTCGAATTTGCCTTTTCCCCAGAAGCGGATCACTATCAATTTAGCGCCAGCCGATATTAAAAAAGAAGGTTCTGCCTACGACTTGCCCATTGCGATCGGAATTTTGGCTGCCTCTGGTGTGGTATCACAAGAACATCTGGAAGATTACGTGATTTTGGGCGAACTCTCGCTCGATGGCAGCCTTCGCCCCATCCGCGGCGCGCTACCGATCGCGATCGAAATCAGCAAAAATCAAAAAAAAGGAATTGTTTTGCCAGTCGAAAACGCCAGTGAAGCTGCCATGGTGCAGGACATCTCTGTTTATCCAGTTTCCTCTCTAGCTGAAACTGTGGCATTTTTTAATGGCGAAATATCGATCGCTCCCAAACAGGTCTCTCTGGCAGAAGTTTTTTCTAAGAGTCGGCATTACAATATCGATTTCCAGGATGTCAAGGGGCAAGAGCACGTCAAACGAGCGTTGGAAGTGGCTGCTGCCGGCGGCCATAATATCATCATGATAGGCCCACCTGGCTCTGGCAAAACCATGCTGGCGAAACGTCTGCCCACCATCCTGCCCGATCTCACGTTGGCAGAAGCATTAGAAACGACCAAAATTCATTCAGTCGCTGGATTGTTGCCATCCCATACCCCGTTGATTGCCACGCGGCCATTTCGATCGCCACACCATACAATTAGCGACGCAGGACTTATCGGCGGTGGGCAAGTGCCCAGGCCGGGTGAGGTGAGCCTGGCGCATCATGGCGTGCTATTTTTGGATGAACTGCCAGAGTTCAAAAAAAATGTCTTAGAGGTCATGCGTCAGCCGCTTGAGGATGGCGTAGTCACCATTTCCCGTGCAGCCCTTTCTATTACTTACCCAGCTCAATTTATGTTAGCCGCCGCGATGAATCCCTGTCCCTGTGGCTATGCGACAGATCCAACTCATGAATGCTCATGCACTCCGCAGCAAATTCAAAAATACCTATCCAGGATCTCCGGCCCACTGTTGGACCGCATCGATATTCATATTGAGGTCCCAACTGTAAAATATAGTGAACTATCCAGTGATCGAGTAGGCGAAAGTTCATCGACCATCCGCGCCCGAGTAGAACGGGCTCGACAGGTTCAACTTCAGCGCTTTAAGGATAAAAAGCACATTTTTTGTAACGCTCGGATGGAATCAAAGGACATTCGACAATACTGCAAAATTGATCAGCAGGGCGAAGAACTGCTGAAAATGGCCATTACGAAATTGGGCCTCTCTGCCCGTGCCTATGATCGAATCCTAAAGGTCGCTCGGACAATCGCCGATTTAGAGAATAGCGAGCAAATTAAGCCGCAGCATATTAGCGAAGCGATCCAATACCGCAGCTTAGATCGGCTTGCGTTTTATTGA
- a CDS encoding P1 family peptidase: MLPLKADDQFKPRARDLNIQVGILSPGKHNAITDVSQIKVGHKTIIKDDKVRTGVTAILPHSENVFQQKVTAAIYVANGFGKLIGSTQVEELGVIETPIVLTNTLSVFTAADALIDYTLSQAGNQNILSINPIVGETNDSFLNDIQARAVTKQDVLDAIANAHSGPVEEGTVGAGTGTICFGFKGGIGTASRVLPRSLGGYTVGALVQTNFGGILEINGAPVGKELGKYYLKNEVEQAGGSCMIVLATDAPLTSRNLKRLAKRAILGLAKTGGFCANGSGDYVIAFSTHPSCRVLHQEKDRTRITEELYNDQMSPLFLAAVEATQEAIYNSLFKATSMKGFKGHEVQAIPIDRVIEICRRYSVIK; this comes from the coding sequence ATGCTGCCACTCAAAGCTGACGATCAATTCAAACCAAGAGCGCGAGATTTAAATATTCAAGTCGGGATACTATCTCCTGGAAAGCATAATGCAATCACCGATGTTTCACAAATAAAAGTTGGGCACAAAACAATAATCAAAGATGACAAAGTGCGAACTGGTGTAACAGCCATACTGCCACATTCAGAGAATGTTTTTCAACAAAAAGTCACAGCAGCAATTTATGTTGCCAACGGCTTTGGAAAATTGATTGGATCAACGCAAGTTGAGGAATTAGGCGTTATAGAAACACCGATCGTTCTAACCAACACGCTGAGCGTTTTCACTGCCGCAGACGCATTGATCGATTACACGCTCAGCCAGGCTGGCAATCAGAATATCCTCTCGATAAACCCAATCGTGGGTGAAACTAACGATAGCTTTTTGAATGATATTCAAGCTCGGGCAGTAACCAAACAAGATGTTTTAGATGCAATTGCAAATGCGCATTCTGGTCCAGTCGAAGAGGGCACTGTTGGCGCAGGTACTGGGACGATTTGCTTCGGATTTAAAGGCGGGATTGGAACTGCATCGCGCGTGCTCCCCCGATCGCTTGGAGGATATACAGTTGGAGCATTGGTTCAAACCAATTTCGGCGGCATTTTGGAAATCAATGGAGCACCAGTGGGAAAAGAGCTCGGCAAATATTATTTAAAAAACGAAGTTGAACAAGCAGGCGGTTCCTGCATGATCGTGCTTGCTACAGATGCGCCCTTAACATCGCGAAATTTGAAGCGCTTGGCTAAGCGAGCTATACTCGGATTGGCAAAAACTGGGGGATTTTGTGCGAACGGCAGCGGGGATTATGTCATCGCATTCTCAACTCATCCATCTTGTCGGGTATTGCACCAAGAAAAAGATCGAACCAGAATCACTGAAGAATTGTATAACGATCAGATGTCGCCCTTGTTTTTGGCTGCAGTAGAAGCCACGCAAGAGGCAATTTACAATTCTTTATTCAAGGCGACCTCAATGAAAGGGTTCAAGGGCCATGAGGTTCAGGCCATTCCGATCGATCGAGTTATTGAAATCTGCAGAAGATATTCTGTAATCAAATAA